A single genomic interval of Nitrospirota bacterium harbors:
- a CDS encoding helix-turn-helix domain-containing protein produces the protein MDKELFTELTKSLKEAAAISRKELKPSMKFNVEVLDVKEIRQKTGLSQTMFAQLIGVKVKTLQNWEQHRRHPRGAAAALLTIVSREPKAALRALYG, from the coding sequence ATGGATAAAGAATTATTTACGGAACTTACCAAAAGCCTTAAAGAGGCAGCGGCAATCTCTCGTAAAGAATTGAAACCTTCCATGAAATTCAATGTAGAGGTTCTTGATGTAAAAGAAATCAGGCAAAAGACGGGACTATCACAGACCATGTTTGCCCAACTAATCGGGGTAAAAGTAAAGACCTTACAAAATTGGGAACAGCATCGCAGGCATCCGAGAGGTGCTGCTGCAGCCCTGCTCACTATAGTATCACGTGAACCCAAGGCAGCCCTTAGAGCTCTTTATGGGTAA